From Aegilops tauschii subsp. strangulata cultivar AL8/78 chromosome 5, Aet v6.0, whole genome shotgun sequence:
cccccgagcccgtacgccgccgcccgtGCACGCCTTCGCCTCCTCCCGCGCGGgaccccgcgcccgccgccgaacgccgccgcctccgccgacCGTCGCCGTCCGCCCCGACGCCTgcgcgccgcctccccgcgcccgaGGACGCCGGTGACCGCGACCCCGTGCTCCCCCGCCGCGGTCCCAACTTCGGCGCCTCCCccgtccggtcgccgcctccctCCCCCGTCTCCTCTCCGCTCCGGCCGCCGTGTGCCCCGACTCCGGCGAGCCTCGATCCGGCGAGCGACAGATCCAGATCGGGCTAGGTTgacttctcccccccccccccgaaattctTCCAAGTCCCGAAGATTTTTACAATATGTGGCcttgttcattgcatcatatctcatcgcatactgctccgttttgcgtccatgatatatcgaaatgttcgtctcgtgatgctcttcattttgttgcATTGTTCCAtgctcatttgagtccatcttgatgccaaaatctcgggtgcaagaatgctatatgctgttaactgctgttacttatcagaacttggtgatttgttatttttgtcgcaattgatgtgtgcatcttatgagtatgagctctacatgtgttttgatctatgccatgccatccttatagaggtgtatgccatgtatttttgtgatctatgtggtgactagcacgagcatgcaaactagacttcgtgatgtttctgatttcagggacttaggattttcactaagtctgtgactgctgttattttgttgtcatgtatccatgtggctacagagagttCCATGCTCCTCTTggttatgttcagtaaggatgttttgtagatatagttgtgctctatccatccatgcccttgtttgcaattatggagtgccatagcatgtcttaatcttgctctacttttactataaaatattcctggcagattgttacaTGATATTctattttgccaaggttgttgttcttgatccatacatgctatgtacttgctcttgccatggttagcttcataaacatgccatcttgctgtaggtatgcttgttttgtcatgcattgctttgtgatgagtgaatcaagctcaccaagatgccttcataatgctgtttctgccatgctctgttttctgctaagtctggaacctgttaacgaaatttgctatgtttacatgggtgccatcttATCTTttgtcctttttggctcatggtcagtaagggacttttgttctatgcatttagtagattcatgccatgccttgttttgctatgttaagttcttgtagcatgtgttttgattgctctgaacattgctacctgatgctgtttatgccatgtccagtaatttcactaagtctgtgaacctgatatcttttgcacttttgccatgcttgtttgaacctgttgtggtgtgatctagccgtagctcagtgttcatcttttgtcaagcatctcctgtagattactgccatatgcttttttgctatgttggagtgctgtggCATAGTTAGTTGTTGCATtataagtgctatcatgctgttaatcgcagattcgtgtcattcttgttttgcttgccatttgcaaaccgtgcatccgtttccggtgatctttatatcgatttcgaccgaaatcatctcatctttccagtggcatccTTGGTTTGctaagttactgccttgttcattctttttcttccggagcacgcatatgcatcgcatatcatatctcgcatatcatgcatgttttgcatcatgttgcttgtgcatttcccgtgattgattgtggttccatcgcttgtgttcttgttgtgggtagagccgggagacgagttcatgaacgaggaacctgttgagtacgcttacgaggatcaagctttcgacaactctgagaaccttgcaggcaagatgaccataccctcgaaatcattcctatctttgctttgctagttgttcgttctttttgctatgctgcgctgcctaccacttgctatatcatgcctcccatatttgccttgtcaagcctctaaccatcctttcctagcaaaccgttgtttggctaagttaccgcttttgctcagcccttcttatagcgttgctagttgcaggtgaaggtgaagtttgttccatgttggaacatggatattttggaatatcacaatatctcttatttaaattaatgcatctatatatttggtaaaggatggaaggctcggccttatgcctgttgttttgttccactcttgccaccctagttcccgtcataccggtattatgttccttgagattgcgttccttacgcggttgggtgatttatgggacctccttgacagttcgccttgaataaaactcctccagcaaggcccgaccttggttttaccatttgccacctaagccttttcccttgggttttcgcgagcccgagggtcatctttattttaacccccgggccagtgctcctccgagtgttggtccaaactagagcaccgtgcgggaccgtcccttggcaacttgggttacgttggtacctgtacgcttagcttatccggtgtgccctgagaacgagatatgtgcagcttctatcgggatttgtcggcacagcgggtggtcttgctggtcttgttttaccattgtcgaaatgtcttgtaaaccgggattccgagactgatcgggtcttccagggagaaggtttatccttcgttgaccgtgagagcttataatgggctaaattgggacacccctgcagggtattatctttcgaaagccgtgcccgcggttatgaggcagatgagaatttgttaatgtccggttgtagagaacttgtcacttgacccaattaaaatacatcaaccgtgtgtgtagccgtgatggtctcttctcggcggagtccgggaagtgaacacggtttgagttatgcatgaacgtaagtagtttcaggatcacttattgatcattcctaacttcgcgaccgttgcgttgcttctcttctcgctctcatttgcggaTGTTAGCCAGcatatatgcttagtgtttgctgcagctccacctcattacaccatcctttcctacaagcttaaatagtcttgatctcgcgagtgtgagattgctgagtcctcgtgactcacagattctaccaaaacagttgcaggtgccgacgatgccagtgcagatgacgcaaccgagctcaagtgggagttcgacgaggaacgtggtcgttactatgtttcttttcctgatgatcagtagtggagcccagttgggacgatcggggatctagcatttggggttatcttatttttcatttggatttgaccgcagtcggtctatgtgtggattttggatgatgtatgaattattttatgtattgtgtgatgtggcgattgtaagccaactctcgttatcccattcttgttcattacatgggattgtgtgaagatgacccttcttgcgacaaaaccacaatgcggttatgcctctaagtcgtgcctcgacacgtgggagatatagccgcatcgtgggcgttacagctggtcatagtgggagtagCTTAGCTAGTAACATAGCCCACCCTAAGGAAAGTTTGCTTATGTGACATGTAGTTAATGATGAGAGAGGTGtttgtggtaacataatatgttatcGTAACATAACACATCACATTGCAAAAAAGTATACATCTAAATAAATGAAGACTTGCATGATACCACATTACCCATTGTGAAGATAATAACATAAATTAGTAACATAGCAAGTTTGATGACCAACAGTGTCGATGTTCCTGAGTCTGCACGCGTACTAATAAGTATGGTGGTTGTACTCCCTCCACCGTATATATAAGGCCTAATACGGTTTTTGAGGTTGTATTTGATCATTGACAAGATTAACAATATATGAGATGTATGATATAAAAATTATATCATTAAAAATTCCTTTCACATATGAATTTAACAGTATGCTTTGTGTAACACGCATGTCATATATTACTGCTCTAATTCATGGTCAAAGGACCCTCAAAAAATATATTAGGCCTTATATATAGATGGAGAAAGTAGATGCATTTCACTCAATGCAATAATTACCGAGCCTCCTAGGAGGCTCGCCAAAGTTTCGTTTTTAGTGGTACCTTTCACGCCTCCGCCCAGCAGAAACTGGCGCGGTCGCAAGACGTTCCGGAGTTCCACCAGCCCAAGTTTTCAACTTTGTTTGCGTCCTTTTTCTACTTTGTTTTGCGTCTTAATCGCTCGGTTGGCACCATTCAGAATCCGCGTAAGTATTTTGCCTGCATGGAATTGTCTTCCATCTAAGTTTTGACGATGCCGCGCCGTGGGCGAGAGGATATTCGGACCGGGACGAACCCCACGGCCGCGCTGCGGAGGGAAGATCCGTTTGGAATCGGCATCCTCTGCTCCCCACACATGACTTGCGTCTCTCGAGCCGCGCCAGGATTTCCAAGAACTTCCCACCCATACGCTATTTATTCCCCTTGCCGTCGCCGGCCGGGCCAGCCACCAACGCCCGCCGGAGAAGAGGCAGAAGGTCCGCCGCAATCTCGGGTAGCCAGCCGTGCATAGCTAAGGTGCGCTTCCTACAATCTTACTGCATTAGTTTCTTCCAGCCGCAACCAAAGAAAGAAGAAAATTTGTTAGAGCTCACCAGATGAATCGAAGAACTGACCACGGCTATGTTCATCCATGTCTAACTCCATCCTGCTCCTGCAGGCCTCAGGAGTATAAATCGACCCTCCACTGCTATAGGAGGGgcaaagcaaaaatgtgtgtccAGAGGGGTAGAAACCCCCCAGGCATCTTGGATGGGCTCTACGGCATACAGATTGCTCGTCGACCGCCGCAGACACAGTGCGAAGGTGAAGCCGTCCGGACCACCTTCACCGATTCGCCAACTTGTGAACACCAAAACGGCGGTGGAGCAGTCGCGCAACGACATCAAAGACTGCAGATACGGTGAGCTTTCATTAATCAGGAGCAATGCACTCAACAAACACCAGACCACTAAGCAGATGCCATCTGACACCCTGTGTTTGCAACAACTGCAGACGACTGTGGCAGCAAAGGCCCTCATGCTTGAAGCCTATCCACTGTAGCATTACATGTACGGCAGCTTCCATCCCGAGCAACCGGTGCCGCAATATCTTATTTGCCAAGTGATGCCTCTTGTCTGACAGTTTTGTGTTTAACAGGTGACAAGCATGCTGGTGAAACTTTTGCAAATGTTGTCACCTCTCTGCCCTTCATCATCCTTGGACTGCATACACCAAGGCAAGACATCATCTGAGACAGGATGATTCTTTGTCTTCTGAGTTTGTATCTAATAAGAAAAGTCGGTGCCGCAGGAAGAACTTGAACGCTGCCATCTACGCTAACTCGCTGGTTGGAGTAGGAATAGCTTCAGGCCTGTATCATTCCTCCAGAGGAGAAATCAGGAAAATCCTGCGATGGGCCGACTATACTATGATCGCCACCACTACGTTGGTGAGTCATATTTTCTCACTGAAACGTTGTTCAGTTATCGAAATTTGCACATCATGGCAAACATATATGCTTTCTATGCAGTGTTTATCCAGGGCAGTCAGGAATGAGAACCCAGGACTACTGATGGCAGCATCAACATTGCTGCTGCCGTTTCAGCCTTTCATGGTTTCAGCTGTCCACACCGGGATGATGGAGGCAAGTAATCCTAATGACCTGGCAgattgttctgtataaaacaaaCCATTTCAATGATCAGCGCTTGTTAAGCAAGTCTTTGTTGAAAGAAAACTGCTGGATAAATCAAACTGTTTACATGGCAGGTTTCCTTCGCAAAGAGAGCATCAGTTGAACCAGAGCTCAGAACGGTACATAACCTGCACAAGATGTCATCTCTTTTGGGAGGTGCGCTGTTTATTGCCGACGATTACTTCCCAGAGACACCCTATATCCATGCTGCATGGCATCTTGCTGCTGCTATTGGCATTGGCACATGCAATAAGCTTCTCGGGTGACACTGGAACCAACCCTGCTGCTACCAACGAATAGTTGATTTCAGTTTATCCAGAAGGAGTTAGATTCAGCAACTATCAACTTGCCGATATAAAAAAACAGTGTACAGAATAGGTTACATAGAGGAGCATTGTTCAAATTGAGAACAGAAGACTGCTTTCGTATCTCTCAGAAAGATTTAGCAAAGAAAATGAGACGAACTAGGTaagcttgtgcatgtagttctGCTATGATTTTCAATTGGTGTTTAATTATTACTGTGACAGCAGGCTGGGCTGTCATGACACTTTTTCCTACAAAAATGAATTAAGATGGACAGAGAAGTTTACGCTTCAAAGACCTCATCATTACAACTATAATTTACGGAGCCATACATATTTCTAGCATTGTTATTAACTTATTATCTGGCAAGTACTGCAAACAGAAGTTTAGAACCATTAATAGCAAGTCAAATGTATCATGTTCTAACCTTGACGCAGCGAAGATGGAAACTGATGCATAATTCTACAGTTGCACCAGAAGTCAAAAGAAAGTGTGTGGCAGACTGATCATTTTATCTTGTCTAGATCTGAACTTTTTTCTATTACTGTGTCAATATAAACGTCAATGCAAACACCTGATGGTTGCAACGTTGCAGTGCTCCCTCCAGTTGTGATAATTACTGCATTTTAAATGTGGAACACAAAGCCCCAATGTTTCATGTGAAATTTTGTGAGTGAAACCAAACAATTTGTTGAGCTCATGCTACCAACATGCTGGTCTCGTTTTGATTAACCCAGCTCCCTCCAGCAGGCTTCCCGGCATGCAGTGCAGCCACTCTTTCCCTCACAATCCGAGCCTGCTCCCACTGACCAACACCCGCATACATGTTTGACAGGAGCACAAGGTGCCCAGCTGCTCGATCAGGCTGTAGCTCAGTCAATCTATCAATTACTTTGGCTGCAAGCTCAAGATTATCTTCCCTCTTGCATCCACTCAATAGTGCACCCCACACGGCCTCATTAGATTGCAATGGCATTGCCTCCGCGAGCTCGAGTGCTTCATGCAATCGTCTGCTGCGGCAGAGCATGTCGACCATGCATCCATAATGCTGTATCTCTGGGGCGATCCCATAAACTCTTTCCATGCTCTCAAAGTATTGCCGTCCGTCGCCAACCTTCCCTGAATGGCTGCACGCAGACAGCACAGCGAGCAGTGTCGTGCCATCAGGACGTTCCTCCATCCTGTTAAACAACTCTAGAGCCTCCTCGGCACGACCATGGACCGCGAGCCCGGAAATCATTGTAGTCCATGAGATGGTACTCCGCCTCGGCATCCCGAGAAACATGCGGTGCGCATCCTCCACAGCCCCACACTTGACATACATATGGATGAGGGCATTGTCTAGCGACACCGTCCGCTGCAAATGGCCTTCCTGGTCCACCCGTGCATGTACCCATCGCCCGAGACGCAGGTCCCCCAACTCCGCACACGCCGTCAGCAAGGCAACCATCGTCACCGAGTCATCCTTGACCCTTGCCTTCCTCATGCTCCAGAACAGATCaaccgcctccgccgccctcccAGCACTGGCACACCCAGCTATCACCGTCGTCCAGGCCACCGCGTCCCTCCCAGGCATCTCACCGAAGAAACGCAGAGCCACATCCACCTCACGGCACCGCACGTAAGCAGAAAGCATGCAGTTCCACGCGGCCGCGGTCCTGTCccgcatttcgtcgaacaccttcCTGGCATCCACGAGCTGCCCGGCCGCGCCGTACATGTCAAGGAGGCTGGTCATGACGTGCGAGCTGGACGGCGCGAACCCGCCGGCGAGCGCGCTCGCGTGGAGGGCGCCTCCGTGGGGGGCCGCGACCGCGCCCGCGCCGGAGAGCGCGGCGAAGAGCGTGGAGAAGGAGAAGGCGTTGGGGCGGAACCCGTGGCGGCCGACGAGGcgggagaagagggagaggagctgGCGAGGCCGCGCGCGGGAAGCCGCCGCGGCGCGGAGGAGGAGGTTGGCGAGggtgggggaggaggaggaggaggaggaggagaggaagagggcctcggcgcgggggaggtcggcggcggcggcggcgagggagatGAGCTTGGCGAGGAGGAAGCGCTTGCGGTGGAAGCCGTTGAGGAGGAGCTGCGCGTGGAGCTGGTCGAGCGCGCGGAGGGAGGTGGCGCCGGCcgggtggaggcggcggcggccggcgtgctGCGCGAGGAGGTAGAGGCGCTGCTGCAGCGCGCGGGAGTAGGGGACGTGAGGGGGCAGGTTGGGTgggaggcgaggaggaggaggacgacgagggGCTTGGCTAGACATGGTTGGCTTTGGCTCCGCCTCTGCGTGGCGTGTTTCCTGCTTCTCCGCGGGAATGGTTTTCTGCCGCAGCTTCGATTTGCTTCCCATGGGGCGAAAATGTGTCGCGCGGTTTGCAGATCGCAGCTCAACTGGTTTTGCAGCGAAAAACCCTCGCTCTGGTGCTTTTTTTCCGATGAAAAAGGAGTTTTATTCCAAATGGATAGAGTTACAGTCGAGAGGCAAAAGATCCTTGATACTTGGTGGTCCTAGATGCATCCACACAGCGATGATACACTCTACACGACTATAATTTGCCAAGCGGCCAGCAACTCTATTCTGATCCCTATTTAATTTCTGAAGAATAAACTCCCTATCCCTCATCAACGCCTTAATTTCAGCTATGAGATGTCCATAGGCAGAACGAATCAATCCATCTCTTGTCAAACTTGATAACGCCACACTAGAATCGGATTAAACAATCACTGGAAAATTGGAGTGTTGTATAGCAAGTGCCATCCCTTGCATAAGGGCATGTATCTCCACTTTCAATGCATCATTGCAATTGAAAACATACAGGTACGCTGCAAAAATAACTGATCCATCGTGTCGCCGTAGAATCATCCCTACGGCTGCGGCGCCAGAATCAACTGAAAAAGATCCATCAACTGATAGAGCAACGGAGTCTGTAGTAGGAGGTGGCCAAGGCTTATGAGCAGGATTAATTCTCACTTCGGGCAAAGCCCAATCAGCAACCGGCATTTTCCCTTTGAGTATTTCCTTAGTGCTCAACTTCTTGGCATCACAAATAGAATTCATATAGCTCACTAAAAAGTCAACAGTAATATCCACTGGGGGAACTTTTTATCATGAGTAAGATCATTACGTAATTGCCATATATGCCAGATGAGTATTAGTACTCGATCCCTCTCTACCTCATTGCAGTTAAGCAATAAATTAAGCAACCATTCCTGCCCACTATTAACAAAGAGATGATCGTGGGGAGAGACCAAACACGCCTCATACCCTCCCAAACACTACGTGCATGGTAGCTGTCCTCATTGGTTATACCACAGAGTAAACAAGTTCCACGCTGTGTCAAGTGCCTATATTGCATGCAAGTTGTAGTCACTAATGCACCCGTTGCCGCACGCCAAGCCGTATGCTTCATACGTAGAGGAACATTTGAACGCCATATAATATTCCAAACAGATTGGTTTCCTTCAGGATTAGCACTGGAACACCCCCTCGCTCTGGTGTTGGAGCACATTACTTCGTGTCCGGGGTGACAAACCCTTGCGATGGCTTTTATTAGTCGGGCTCAACGGCGACGAACTTTCGTCTTACCTTGTTGAAAACATCGTTTACTTGCTGATGTGTTGGTCTTCACTGGTTGGATTTCGGATGAAGATCCTTGTCCTTGTCATCTTCGGGTGTACATGCCGACGAGGGCGTTTGGGCGTATATCTCTTTCTGAGGCGTTGCGTAAGAAGTAGATTTTGTCATCGGTGTTAATTTCAGATCTTGTAATGGTTCTATCATGGTCGTCAATCTTGTACTCAACTTGGTGACGATTTTAACCTCGTTGCCTAGCATCAATTTTAATAAAAAAATTGATTGTGTGTGTCGTATTGATGCATAGACCGAGGGTTTCAACTTTCTTTTCAAAAATAAAATTAGTGTTGCAGCTTAAGCTTAGTGGTTGTTTGGTTAGGAGAATTAGTGTAAGATTTTCAGAAGATAAGTTTTAGGAGAATTTTTAGGAAAATTAGTTTTAGTTCATTTTTCTATTAACGTAAGTTCATAGTGCAATTCTTTGTTTGGATTAAAAGTTGCTTTCACAAAACAACGTTTGGTTACATCCATTAAGAACACGATATGATTGATTAGATGCTTGACCCTCAGTGTCCGAGGATCCACTTGAACCTTCGGCTCCTTCTTAGGACAACACAAGCAAGAGTTGGAAGCCATGACCTTCTTATTCCCCAAGTCGTCATGCAAATAGCTCGTGCATCCTCTCTATCTCTAACCTTACTGTTTCAGTGAATCCGACCTCTTGGCTTGAACGGCGGGAGGTCGTAGACATAAGCAGCGCCATCGCCGCGTGAGATGAGCAGCACAGGCTTCTTGTGGGTATCGTGTGCCCCACCCATGGCAACCACTCGTTGGCCTTCTTCCCTATGGGTGTAGTGTGTTGAAATTGCAGGATGCTAATATTTGTGTTGTATTGATCTGACCCTCGTATGAGATATATATAGAGGTGCGATATAAGGGAGAGAGACTTGGAACAAGAAAGATAATACATGGTTAAACATATTCTATCTCTATCTCCTTATCTCTATATTTA
This genomic window contains:
- the LOC109773854 gene encoding uncharacterized protein: MNRRTDHGYVHPCLTPSCSCRPQEYKSTLHCYRRGKAKMCVQRGRNPPGILDGLYGIQIARRPPQTQCEGEAVRTTFTDSPTCEHQNGGGAVAQRHQRLQIRRLWQQRPSCLKPIHCSITCDKHAGETFANVVTSLPFIILGLHTPRKNLNAAIYANSLVGVGIASGLYHSSRGEIRKILRWADYTMIATTTLCLSRAVRNENPGLLMAASTLLLPFQPFMVSAVHTGMMEVSFAKRASVEPELRTVHNLHKMSSLLGGALFIADDYFPETPYIHAAWHLAAAIGIGTCNKLLG
- the LOC109773853 gene encoding pentatricopeptide repeat-containing protein At2g20540; its protein translation is MGSKSKLRQKTIPAEKQETRHAEAEPKPTMSSQAPRRPPPPRLPPNLPPHVPYSRALQQRLYLLAQHAGRRRLHPAGATSLRALDQLHAQLLLNGFHRKRFLLAKLISLAAAAADLPRAEALFLSSSSSSSSPTLANLLLRAAAASRARPRQLLSLFSRLVGRHGFRPNAFSFSTLFAALSGAGAVAAPHGGALHASALAGGFAPSSSHVMTSLLDMYGAAGQLVDARKVFDEMRDRTAAAWNCMLSAYVRCREVDVALRFFGEMPGRDAVAWTTVIAGCASAGRAAEAVDLFWSMRKARVKDDSVTMVALLTACAELGDLRLGRWVHARVDQEGHLQRTVSLDNALIHMYVKCGAVEDAHRMFLGMPRRSTISWTTMISGLAVHGRAEEALELFNRMEERPDGTTLLAVLSACSHSGKVGDGRQYFESMERVYGIAPEIQHYGCMVDMLCRSRRLHEALELAEAMPLQSNEAVWGALLSGCKREDNLELAAKVIDRLTELQPDRAAGHLVLLSNMYAGVGQWEQARIVRERVAALHAGKPAGGSWVNQNETSMLVA